In one Solanum lycopersicum chromosome 11, SLM_r2.1 genomic region, the following are encoded:
- the LOC101252045 gene encoding uncharacterized protein isoform X3, translated as MDLWSVHVKNTNLLIRNSISDKHFVSGHLKNVRVDNWKVFEIRVPKRRAFSGSGYHSLLVKAMGKKNSDNSSSSGKGPEEDNLKGSNPSPENDSSKNTGSPKAHQKPLDWREFRASLYIQELAINAVSDTQKQEGTSFGPEALPLKWAHPISAPENGCVLVATEKLDGVHTFERKVIFLLRSGNRHPQEGPFGVVINRPLGKKIIDMKPTNVDLATTFADCSLHFGGPLEATMFLLKTGAGSGLPRFEEVIPGVCFGARNSLEQASALVNKGVLKSHDFRFFVGYAGWQLDQLREEIESGYWYVASCSANLIFAGSQTSSSESLWVEILQLMGGQYSELSRKPKQDI; from the exons ATGGATCTTTGGTCTGTACATGTTAAGAACACCAATCTGCTAATCAGAAATTCAATTTCTGACAAGCACTTTGTTTCTGGCCATTTGAAAAATGTCAGAGTTGACAATTGGAAGGTGTTTGAGATCAGAGTACCTAAAAGACGGGCTTTTTCTGGTTCTGGTTATCACTCTTTACTTGTTAAAGCTATGGGTAAGAAGAACTCCGACAATTCCTCTTCTTCAG GGAAGGGCCCAGAAGAAGATAACTTAAAAGGGAGCAACCCATCTCCTGAAAACGATAGCTCAAAAAATACTGGATCTCCAAAAGCTCATCAGAAGCCCTTGGACTGGAGGGAATTCCGAGCATCTCTTTACATTCAGGAGCTG GCGATAAATGCAGTCTCTGACACTCAAAAGCAAGAGGGAACAAGTTTTGGTCCTGAAGCCCTTCCCCTGAAGTGGGCGCATCCAATTTCAGCACCTGAGAACGGCTGTGTTCTAGTTGCCACTGAAAAGCTCGACGGAGTTCATacttttgaaagaaaagtaatttTTCTCCTCAGATCTGGAAATAGGCACCCACAAGAGGGTCCATTTGGTGTAGTCATAAACCGGCCACTAGGCAAAAAGATCATTGACATGAAACCCACAAATGTTGACCTGGCAACAACCTTTGCTGATTGTTCCTTGCACTTCGGTGGGCCCCTTGAGGCAACTATGTTTTTACTAAAAACAGGGGCTGGTTCGGGGCTACCTAGGTTTGAAGAGGTGATTCCTGGAGTGTGTTTTGGAGCTCGGAACAGTTTGGAACAAGCATCTGCATTGGTAAACAAAGGGGTGCTTAAATCTCATGATTTCAGATTCTTTGTTGGCTATGCGGGGTGGCAGCTTGACCAGTTGAGGGAAGAGATTGAATCTGGCTATTGGTATGTTGCCTCTTGTAGTGCAAATCTGATTTTTGCAGGTTCGCAAACTTCGTCATCAGAGAGTTTGTGGGTAGAAATATTACAGCTGATGGGTGGTCAGTATTCTGAATTAAGTCGGAAGCCTAAGCAAGACATATAA
- the LOC101252045 gene encoding uncharacterized protein isoform X1 has protein sequence MSELTIGRCLRSEYLKDGLFLVLVITLYLLKLWVRRTPTIPLLQGPEEDNLKGSNPSPENDSSKNTGSPKAHQKPLDWREFRASLYIQELAINAVSDTQKQEGTSFGPEALPLKWAHPISAPENGCVLVATEKLDGVHTFERKVIFLLRSGNRHPQEGPFGVVINRPLGKKIIDMKPTNVDLATTFADCSLHFGGPLEATMFLLKTGAGSGLPRFEEVIPGVCFGARNSLEQASALVNKGVLKSHDFRFFVGYAGWQLDQLREEIESGYWYVASCSANLIFAGSQTSSSESLWVEILQLMGGQYSELSRKPKQDI, from the exons ATGTCAGAGTTGACAATTGGAAGGTGTTTGAGATCAGAGTACCTAAAAGACGGGCTTTTTCTGGTTCTGGTTATCACTCTTTACTTGTTAAAGCTATGGGTAAGAAGAACTCCGACAATTCCTCTTCTTCAG GGCCCAGAAGAAGATAACTTAAAAGGGAGCAACCCATCTCCTGAAAACGATAGCTCAAAAAATACTGGATCTCCAAAAGCTCATCAGAAGCCCTTGGACTGGAGGGAATTCCGAGCATCTCTTTACATTCAGGAGCTG GCGATAAATGCAGTCTCTGACACTCAAAAGCAAGAGGGAACAAGTTTTGGTCCTGAAGCCCTTCCCCTGAAGTGGGCGCATCCAATTTCAGCACCTGAGAACGGCTGTGTTCTAGTTGCCACTGAAAAGCTCGACGGAGTTCATacttttgaaagaaaagtaatttTTCTCCTCAGATCTGGAAATAGGCACCCACAAGAGGGTCCATTTGGTGTAGTCATAAACCGGCCACTAGGCAAAAAGATCATTGACATGAAACCCACAAATGTTGACCTGGCAACAACCTTTGCTGATTGTTCCTTGCACTTCGGTGGGCCCCTTGAGGCAACTATGTTTTTACTAAAAACAGGGGCTGGTTCGGGGCTACCTAGGTTTGAAGAGGTGATTCCTGGAGTGTGTTTTGGAGCTCGGAACAGTTTGGAACAAGCATCTGCATTGGTAAACAAAGGGGTGCTTAAATCTCATGATTTCAGATTCTTTGTTGGCTATGCGGGGTGGCAGCTTGACCAGTTGAGGGAAGAGATTGAATCTGGCTATTGGTATGTTGCCTCTTGTAGTGCAAATCTGATTTTTGCAGGTTCGCAAACTTCGTCATCAGAGAGTTTGTGGGTAGAAATATTACAGCTGATGGGTGGTCAGTATTCTGAATTAAGTCGGAAGCCTAAGCAAGACATATAA
- the LOC101252045 gene encoding uncharacterized protein isoform X2 codes for MGKKNSDNSSSSGKGPEEDNLKGSNPSPENDSSKNTGSPKAHQKPLDWREFRASLYIQELAINAVSDTQKQEGTSFGPEALPLKWAHPISAPENGCVLVATEKLDGVHTFERKVIFLLRSGNRHPQEGPFGVVINRPLGKKIIDMKPTNVDLATTFADCSLHFGGPLEATMFLLKTGAGSGLPRFEEVIPGVCFGARNSLEQASALVNKGVLKSHDFRFFVGYAGWQLDQLREEIESGYWYVASCSANLIFAGSQTSSSESLWVEILQLMGGQYSELSRKPKQDI; via the exons ATGGGTAAGAAGAACTCCGACAATTCCTCTTCTTCAG GGAAGGGCCCAGAAGAAGATAACTTAAAAGGGAGCAACCCATCTCCTGAAAACGATAGCTCAAAAAATACTGGATCTCCAAAAGCTCATCAGAAGCCCTTGGACTGGAGGGAATTCCGAGCATCTCTTTACATTCAGGAGCTG GCGATAAATGCAGTCTCTGACACTCAAAAGCAAGAGGGAACAAGTTTTGGTCCTGAAGCCCTTCCCCTGAAGTGGGCGCATCCAATTTCAGCACCTGAGAACGGCTGTGTTCTAGTTGCCACTGAAAAGCTCGACGGAGTTCATacttttgaaagaaaagtaatttTTCTCCTCAGATCTGGAAATAGGCACCCACAAGAGGGTCCATTTGGTGTAGTCATAAACCGGCCACTAGGCAAAAAGATCATTGACATGAAACCCACAAATGTTGACCTGGCAACAACCTTTGCTGATTGTTCCTTGCACTTCGGTGGGCCCCTTGAGGCAACTATGTTTTTACTAAAAACAGGGGCTGGTTCGGGGCTACCTAGGTTTGAAGAGGTGATTCCTGGAGTGTGTTTTGGAGCTCGGAACAGTTTGGAACAAGCATCTGCATTGGTAAACAAAGGGGTGCTTAAATCTCATGATTTCAGATTCTTTGTTGGCTATGCGGGGTGGCAGCTTGACCAGTTGAGGGAAGAGATTGAATCTGGCTATTGGTATGTTGCCTCTTGTAGTGCAAATCTGATTTTTGCAGGTTCGCAAACTTCGTCATCAGAGAGTTTGTGGGTAGAAATATTACAGCTGATGGGTGGTCAGTATTCTGAATTAAGTCGGAAGCCTAAGCAAGACATATAA
- the LOC101246012 gene encoding 2-alkenal reductase (NADP(+)-dependent) — MMLGNKQVVLKNYVEGYPKESDFELRKSMISSDIPQGSRGLFVKNLYLGCDPYMRHRMSHHISEDVPLLASFNPGSVIIGLGVAKVIKSADADFEEGDYIWGMTAWEDYTLILNTNGLFNIKYTDVPLSYYAGILGMPGLAAYIGFNNLCSAKEGDVVYVSSAAGGVGQLVGQFAKMKGCYVVGSASTDEKVCLLKSQLGFDDAFNYKQGNDLAGALKRHFPNGIDIYFENVGGNMLDEVLLHMNLRGRIAVSGMISQYNLKKPDGIHNLFCLISKRLRMEGFSEFDFRHKVPEYLEFAIQLIREKKLLFVEDIAEGLENAASALVGIYHGRNVGKQIIQVSTD, encoded by the exons ATGATGTTAGGAAACAAACAAGTTGTGTTGAAGAATTATGTTGAAGGGTATCCAAAAGAGAGTGATTTTGAGTTACGAAAGTCAATGATAAGTAGCGATATTCCACAAGGATCAAGGGGTTTGTTTGTGAAGAATCTTTACTTGGGTTGTGACCCTTATATGCGCCACAGGATGTCTCATCATATATCCGAGGATGTTCCTTTACTTGCCTCATTCAATCCTGGTTCT GTCATTATTGGACTTGGTGTGGCAAAAGTTATTAAATCAGCAGATGCAGATTTTGAGGAGGGGGATTATATCTGGGGAATGACTGCTTGGGAAGACTATACTTTGATTCTTAATACTAATGGACTTTTCAATATCAAATATACCGATGTGCCTCTCTCATACTATGCTGGAATTTTAG GTATGCCAGGACTTGCAGCCTATATTGGTTTTAATAATCTATGCTCCGCAAAGGAAGGGGATGTAGTTTATGTCTCGTCTGCAGCAGGAGGAGTTGGTCAGCTTGTTGGACAATTTGCGAAAATGAAAGGTTGCTATGTCGTTGGCAGCGCTAGTACTGATGAAAAG GTATGTCTTTTAAAATCACAACTTGGCTTCGATGATGCTTTTAACTACAAGCAAGGAAATGATCTTGCCGGAGCCTTGAAAAG GCATTTCCCCAATGGTATTGACATTTACTTTGAGAACGTTGGAGGAAATATGCTGGATGAAGTGCTTTTGCACATGAACCTCCGTGGTAGGATTGCAGTTTCTGGGATGATCTCTCAGTACAATTTAAAGAAACCAGATGGTATCCACAATTTGTTTTGTCTTATCTCAAAGAGATTACGAATGGAAGGTTTTTCTGAGTTTGACTTCCGGCACAAGGTTCCAGAGTACCTCGAGTTTGCTATTCAGCTTATAAGAGAGAAAAAACTGCTTTTTGTAGAAGACATTGCTGAGGGTTTAGAAAATGCTGCATCAGCTTTGGTTGGTATTTATCATGGGCGAAACGTTGGAAAGCAGATTATTCAAGTTTCAACTGACTGA
- the LOC101252550 gene encoding trimethyltridecatetraene synthase-like: MEVFVALAGVVVLAFLCKVSTCRRPVNRKLPPGPKPWPIIGNLNLLGPIPHQSFDLLSKKYGELMLLKFGSRPVLVASSAEMAKQFLKIHDANFASRPLLAGGKYTSYNYCDMTWAPYGPYWRQARRIYLNEIFTPKRLDSFEYIRVEERQTFISQLNSLAGKTFFLKDHLSRFSLCSMTRMVLSNKYFGESTVRVEDLQHLVDQWFLLNGAFNIGDWIPWLSFLDLQGYVKQMKALKRTFDKFHNIVLDDHRAKKNAFVPKDMVDVLLQMAQDPNLEVKLTDDCVKGLMQDLLTGGTDSLTAAVQWAFQELLRQPRVIDKAIQELDQVVGKERWVEERDCSQLSYIEAILKETLRLHPLGTMLAPHCAIEDCKVAGYDIEKGTTVLVNVWTIGRDPKYWDRAQEFLPERFLEKDIDMDGHNFSFLPFGSGRRRCPGYSLGLKVIRATLANMLHGFNWKLPQGVNTESVSVEEQYGLTTHPKFPVPVILEPRLSSHLYSPK; encoded by the exons ATGGAGGTTTTTGTAGCCTTGGCAGGAGTAGTTGTATTAGCTTTTCTCTGTAAAGTTAGCACTTGTCGACGCCCAGTTAACAGGAAGCTACCACCGGGTCCAAAACCATGGCCAATAATTGGCAATTTGAACCTACTTGGTCCTATCCCGCATCAATCTTTTGACTTGCTTTCCAAAAAATATGGAGAGCTGATGCTGCTAAAATTTGGGTCCAGGCCAGTTCTTGTGGCATCATCTGCTGAAATGGCAAAACAGTTTCTTAAAATACATGATGCAAATTTCGCCTCCCGTCCTCTGTTAGCTGGTGGAAAGTATACAAGCTATAACTATTGTGACATGACATGGGCACCGTATGGTCCCTATTGGCGCCAAGCACGACGAATTTACCTGAACGAGATATTTACACCAAAAAGGCTAGACTCGTTTGAGTACATTCGTGTTGAAGAAAGGCAAACCTTTATTTCCCAGCTAAATTCTCTTGCTGGAAAGACATTTTTTCTGAAAGACCATTTGTCACGATTTAGCCTATGCAGCATGACAAGGATGGTTTTGAGCAACAAGTACTTTGGTGAATCAACAGTTAGGGTGGAAGATTTGCAGCACCTAGTAGACCAATGGTTTTTACTTAATGGTGCTTTTAACATTGGAGACTGGATTCCATGGCTCAGTTTCTTGGACCTGCAGGGGTATGTGAAACAAATGAAAGCTTTAAAAAGAACTTTCGATAAGTTCCACAACATTGTACTAGATGACCACAGGGCTAAGAAGAATGCATTTGTCCCAAAGGACATGGTGGATGTCTTGTTGCAGATGGCTCAAGACCCtaatttggaagtcaaactCACAGATGATTGTGTCAAAGGATTAATGcag GATCTACTAACTGGAGGAACAGATAGCTTGACAGCAGCAGTGCAATGGGCTTTTCAAGAACTTCTTAGACAGCCAAGGGTTATTGACAAGGCAATCCAAGAGCTTGACCAGGTTGTTGGGAAGGAGAGATGGGTAGAAGAGAGAGATTGTTCACAGCTATCGTACATTGAAGCAATTCTCAAGGAAACACTAAGGTTACATCCTCTTGGAACTATGCTAGCACCACATTGTGCTATTGAAGATTGTAAAGTGGCTGGTTATGACATAGAGAAAGGAACCACCGTTCTGGTGAATGTTTGGACCATTGGAAGGGACCCCAAGTACTGGGATAGAGCACAAGAGTTTCTCCCAGAGAGGTTCCTAGAAAAGGACATTGACATGGATGGACATAACTTTTCCTTCTTGCCATTTGGCTCAGGGAGGAGGAGGTGCCCTGGCTATAGTCTAGGACTTAAGGTTATCCGAGCAACTTTAGCCAACATGTTACATGGATTCAACTGGAAATTACCTCAAGGTGTGAATACAGAAAGCGTAAGTGTGGAAGAACAATATGGGCTCACAACACATCCAAAGTTTCCTGTTCCTGTCATCTTGGAACCTAGACTCTCTTCACATCTCTATTCCCCTAAGTGA